From the genome of Solanum dulcamara chromosome 12, daSolDulc1.2, whole genome shotgun sequence:
GGCTGGGCTCTGTCTCCTTCATACCTTAGTGGGCAATCACGCATTAAATGGTCAGTCCGACCACAGGCAAAACATGCACCTGTATCTAGGTAGCACCGCCCAGCGTGCGACCTGCCACACCGAGAACACCGTAGTGGGGGTTGCCCTGTCTTGTTAAAATCAACTCTATACTGGGACCCTAAAACCCTAGAACTCTGTTCTGGTCCTGAATAGGTAGGACGGTTAAATCTTCTATCCGCAAATCGAGGAGGTGCACTGGCTGCTGATTGGCCTGAATACCCGGAATGCTGTTATGCCTGTCCCCCTCTGTACTCACTTCTAGTTTCGAAAAATCTGCCTTTTTTTCTAGAACCTCCATCCGAATAACGTTCACCTCTTTGTGGTTGGTGTTGTTCCTCCAGGTTTTGGGCGTGGGCTTGGATACGAGCAATAGTCATCCCATCCTGGAGTGAAGCCGTCAAGCACTCCTTAACTAAATGTGGTCCCAACCCACTCACAAACCGATGTACACAATCTCCCATATCAGCCACCATGGCTGGGGCATACTTGGCCAAGGAGTTAAAACAGAGGTTATATTCCCGGACGCTCATATTTCCTTGCTTAAGATTCAAGAACATATCGGCTCGAGCCCGTCGAATCTCCGGTGGTAAGTAATGTCACAGGAATGCTTCAGTGAACTCCTGCCAGACCGGGGGAGGTGCATTTTCTCCCCGTGAAGATATCCAAATATTATACCATTGGACTGCCACATCCCGCAATTTATATGAAGCTAACTCCACTGACTCGGTATCTGAAGCATGTATTA
Proteins encoded in this window:
- the LOC129875746 gene encoding uncharacterized protein LOC129875746 → MVADMGDCVHRFVSGLGPHLVKECLTASLQDGMTIARIQAHAQNLEEQHQPQRGERYSDGGQSAASAPPRFADRRFNRPTYSGPEQSSRVLGSQYRVDFNKTGQPPLRCSRCGRSHAGRCYLDTGACFACGRTDHLMRDCPLRYEGDRAQPAGSAVGSSSTVRPPGKTFQASASRGQGRGGGAPSSAGPPHRIYALAGRQDPEPSSDATTGSTLSYTALCIAEHIGNWKV